From a single Bryobacter aggregatus MPL3 genomic region:
- a CDS encoding DinB family protein: MTYDLQQSLALLTRFPRSLQNLLSGLPEGLLLGNEGEGTWTPRQILAHLIHCEKTDWMPRVKFVLEFGESQTMRPVERLGEPNGASIEELLEEFVRARAASLEEFESLGPLDLERRGVHPAFGSVTLGQLIATWAVHDLTHLHQLSRVIAVQHREAVGPWAQYLGVLHCLGRS; this comes from the coding sequence ATGACCTATGACTTGCAGCAGTCGCTCGCGTTGTTGACGCGCTTTCCTCGTTCGCTTCAGAATTTGCTCTCGGGCTTGCCTGAAGGTTTGCTGCTGGGGAATGAGGGCGAGGGAACGTGGACGCCGAGGCAGATTCTGGCGCACTTGATCCATTGTGAGAAGACGGATTGGATGCCACGGGTGAAGTTTGTGCTGGAGTTTGGGGAGTCGCAGACGATGCGGCCGGTGGAGCGGCTTGGGGAGCCGAATGGGGCCTCGATCGAGGAGTTGCTGGAGGAGTTTGTGCGGGCGCGGGCAGCGAGTCTCGAAGAATTTGAAAGTCTGGGGCCGTTGGATTTAGAACGCCGTGGGGTGCATCCGGCGTTTGGTTCCGTGACGCTGGGACAGTTGATCGCGACCTGGGCCGTGCATGATCTAACGCATTTGCATCAGTTGTCGCGGGTGATCGCGGTGCAGCATCGGGAGGCGGTGGGGCCGTGGGCGCAGTATCTGGGAGTGTTGCATTGTTTGGGGCGGAGCTAG
- the infA gene encoding translation initiation factor IF-1, whose protein sequence is MSKEDSIEVTGVVIEKLPDGKFSVQLDQERMVLAHLAGKLRQNRIRVLAGDRVTLELSPYDLTKGRITYRHK, encoded by the coding sequence ATGAGTAAGGAAGATTCAATTGAAGTCACCGGTGTGGTGATTGAAAAGCTGCCTGATGGCAAATTTAGCGTGCAGCTGGACCAGGAACGCATGGTGCTTGCGCATCTGGCCGGCAAGCTCCGTCAGAACCGGATTCGTGTCCTCGCTGGCGATCGGGTTACGCTCGAACTCTCGCCCTACGATCTCACCAAAGGCCGCATTACCTACCGCCATAAGTAA
- a CDS encoding SDR family NAD(P)-dependent oxidoreductase, with protein MGVINGAKAYPVDGLNVVITGAGRGIGKRLAIGFAARGARVGLVARTGTELDLTDLEIKHAGGISHKLAADVRDFERVSGVLDLMRHRNGPIQVLICAAGIQGPIGPFHKTIGKLWLETIDTNLMGVVNSCRAVIPRMIENRRGKIIVLAGGGAAAPRPNFTAYATSKAAVVRFCESLAEELREHNIQVNCFSPGGSYTSMTDEILSARNTAGWKEIEAAEKIQHSGGVKPEKQIDLACFLASEVSNHISGKFLHVDDDWKRLVETQVTPDLYTLRRLKKA; from the coding sequence ATGGGTGTAATCAACGGTGCAAAGGCTTACCCGGTAGACGGGTTGAATGTAGTGATCACAGGCGCAGGGCGCGGGATCGGCAAACGTTTGGCGATTGGATTTGCCGCCCGGGGAGCACGAGTGGGACTCGTAGCTCGCACGGGTACGGAGCTCGATCTGACCGACCTCGAGATCAAACATGCAGGCGGCATCAGCCACAAACTGGCTGCTGACGTGCGGGATTTTGAACGGGTGAGCGGCGTGCTCGACCTGATGCGGCATCGCAATGGGCCGATCCAGGTGCTGATTTGCGCTGCGGGCATCCAGGGTCCGATCGGCCCGTTTCATAAGACCATCGGCAAGCTTTGGCTGGAGACGATTGATACGAACCTGATGGGTGTCGTCAATTCGTGCCGGGCCGTGATCCCCAGAATGATTGAGAACCGGCGCGGCAAGATTATCGTGCTAGCCGGTGGAGGAGCAGCAGCGCCACGACCCAACTTTACGGCGTACGCAACGTCGAAGGCGGCAGTGGTGCGCTTTTGCGAGTCGCTGGCAGAGGAGTTGCGGGAGCATAACATCCAGGTGAATTGCTTTTCACCGGGCGGATCTTATACCTCGATGACCGACGAGATTCTGTCAGCGCGGAATACGGCCGGTTGGAAGGAAATTGAGGCCGCCGAAAAGATCCAGCATAGCGGCGGCGTGAAGCCGGAGAAGCAGATCGATCTGGCGTGCTTTCTGGCCTCCGAGGTTTCGAATCATATTTCCGGAAAGTTTCTGCATGTCGATGACGACTGGAAACGCCTGGTCGAGACGCAGGTGACGCCGGATCTGTACACGCTGCGGCGCCTAAAAAAAGCGTAG